One genomic window of Candidatus Pseudobacter hemicellulosilyticus includes the following:
- a CDS encoding glycoside hydrolase family 88 protein, protein MFKNLCLSLLTLFSVSVLSAQQNLLSGFSKGATPKEVGKGLAYHFVDSKHDLYAERYIHYAEVCTWNGALDYALKTNDKQLIKLLQDKFEPFFGREKTLLPPMNHVDYNMFGSIALKLYQVTKDNRYRELGLAYADSQWNLPENAKPAEKEWSEKGYSWQTRLWIDDMYMITVVQNEAYKVTGDKKYIDRAAKEMVMYLEELQRPNGLFYHAPDVPLYWARGDGWMAVGMADLLRSLPQDHKDRPRIMEGYLTMMKSLKDHQQPAGMWNQLIDEPDFWAETSGTAMFTYAFIRGIQQGWLDAAEYGPAARKAWLAMVPYIDERKNVTEVCIGTGKKNDKQHYANRPRNAGDFHGQAPYLWCSVALLDK, encoded by the coding sequence ATGTTTAAAAATTTGTGTTTATCGTTACTAACCCTTTTTTCTGTTTCCGTTCTATCTGCACAGCAAAATCTTCTGTCGGGTTTTTCGAAGGGAGCTACGCCGAAGGAGGTGGGTAAAGGGCTGGCCTATCATTTCGTTGACAGCAAGCATGATCTGTATGCTGAGCGATATATTCATTATGCCGAAGTCTGTACCTGGAACGGTGCGCTTGATTATGCGCTGAAAACAAACGACAAGCAACTGATCAAACTGTTGCAGGATAAATTTGAGCCTTTCTTTGGCAGGGAAAAGACCCTGCTGCCGCCCATGAACCATGTGGACTATAATATGTTCGGAAGTATTGCGCTTAAACTCTACCAGGTAACAAAAGACAACCGGTACAGGGAGCTGGGCCTGGCCTATGCTGATTCCCAGTGGAACCTGCCGGAGAATGCAAAGCCGGCTGAAAAAGAATGGAGCGAAAAAGGGTATTCCTGGCAAACCCGTCTCTGGATTGATGATATGTACATGATCACTGTTGTACAAAATGAGGCCTACAAGGTTACCGGGGATAAAAAATATATTGATCGCGCAGCCAAGGAAATGGTGATGTACCTGGAGGAATTACAACGTCCCAACGGTCTCTTTTACCATGCGCCGGATGTTCCTTTGTACTGGGCAAGAGGGGACGGCTGGATGGCTGTAGGCATGGCCGACTTACTTCGTTCTCTTCCCCAGGACCACAAAGACAGGCCCCGTATCATGGAAGGATATCTTACTATGATGAAAAGCCTGAAAGATCACCAGCAGCCTGCTGGCATGTGGAATCAATTGATCGATGAGCCGGATTTCTGGGCGGAGACATCCGGAACGGCTATGTTCACCTATGCATTTATCCGGGGCATTCAACAGGGTTGGCTGGATGCCGCAGAATACGGCCCTGCTGCCCGTAAAGCCTGGCTGGCGATGGTCCCTTATATCGATGAACGCAAAAATGTAACTGAGGTTTGTATTGGTACGGGCAAGAAGAATGATAAGCAGCACTATGCCAACCGTCCGCGCAATGCGGGTGATTTTCATGGCCAGGCGCCCTACCTGTGGTGTTCGGTGGCGCTGCTGGATAAATAG
- a CDS encoding Gfo/Idh/MocA family oxidoreductase — protein MTKSRRRFIQQTALAGAGILTAKMGFSAESYRRIIGSNDRVRVGVVGFSDRHRGSHMPCFLNHYKELNFDIVAVSDIWNKRREEGAAVWKQKLGHDVVACRNNEEMYSKKLVDAVFIGTADFQHAFHTVEAVKAGCDAYVEKPFAETMEDARAALKAVKASDRIIQIGSQRRSGSNYHSAHDFISSGKFGPITMVELTWNVNQPGRWRRVPLLKELREEDTDWKRFIMNRPFESFDPRKYLEYRLFWPYSSGLPGQWMSHQIDTVHWFTGLSHPRSVVANGGIYMWKDGRRNWDTITAVFDYGPANDPSNGFQVTFGSRMHNGDERPSEIYYSNGGELNLITNTISPQGGLTKRFAEDMGMQPNLLPKQSLDQAEAVIASANTGGDKLTSNHVRNWMECIRSRKQPNAPVEAGYNHSIACIMTTAAARTGQKATFDEKTQEVMVGGKVFKY, from the coding sequence ATGACAAAATCGCGTCGCCGGTTCATTCAACAGACAGCCCTTGCAGGCGCCGGCATTCTCACCGCCAAAATGGGGTTTAGCGCTGAAAGCTATCGGCGTATTATTGGCTCTAACGATCGTGTAAGGGTAGGGGTGGTTGGATTTTCCGACCGTCATCGTGGCAGCCATATGCCCTGTTTTTTGAATCATTACAAAGAACTGAATTTTGATATAGTGGCTGTTTCGGATATCTGGAACAAAAGAAGGGAAGAAGGCGCCGCCGTATGGAAACAGAAATTGGGACATGATGTGGTGGCTTGCCGCAATAACGAAGAGATGTACAGCAAGAAGCTGGTAGATGCAGTGTTTATTGGTACTGCGGATTTCCAGCATGCCTTTCATACCGTTGAAGCTGTGAAAGCAGGTTGTGACGCCTATGTGGAAAAGCCTTTTGCTGAAACCATGGAGGACGCCCGCGCTGCCCTGAAAGCTGTCAAGGCCAGTGACCGCATCATCCAGATCGGTTCCCAGCGCAGGAGCGGCAGTAACTACCATTCTGCTCATGATTTCATCTCTTCCGGCAAGTTTGGCCCTATCACCATGGTAGAGCTGACCTGGAATGTGAACCAGCCCGGCCGCTGGCGCCGTGTACCCCTGCTGAAAGAATTAAGGGAAGAAGATACAGACTGGAAACGTTTCATCATGAACCGTCCCTTTGAATCTTTTGATCCCCGCAAATACCTGGAGTATCGTTTGTTCTGGCCTTATTCCTCGGGGCTTCCCGGTCAATGGATGAGCCACCAGATCGATACGGTGCATTGGTTCACGGGGCTGTCGCACCCGCGTAGCGTAGTGGCCAACGGCGGTATCTATATGTGGAAAGATGGTCGCAGGAACTGGGACACCATCACGGCTGTATTTGATTACGGTCCGGCCAATGATCCCAGCAACGGGTTCCAGGTTACTTTCGGTTCCCGTATGCACAATGGCGATGAGCGTCCTTCAGAAATTTACTACAGCAATGGTGGCGAGCTGAACCTGATCACCAATACCATTTCGCCCCAGGGCGGCCTCACCAAACGCTTTGCAGAGGACATGGGTATGCAGCCTAACCTGTTGCCCAAACAAAGCCTGGACCAGGCTGAAGCGGTGATCGCTTCCGCCAACACAGGTGGTGATAAGCTTACCAGCAATCACGTACGCAACTGGATGGAATGTATCCGCAGCCGCAAGCAGCCCAATGCGCCGGTAGAAGCAGGGTATAACCATTCTATTGCCTGTATCATGACCACAGCCGCCGCCCGTACCGGCCAGAAAGCTACCTTTGATGAGAAGACACAGGAAGTAATGGTAGGTGGAAAAGTGTTCAAATATTAG
- a CDS encoding PmoA family protein, with product MMRSINAGTLFVVLAFSANAQKKEMVKFVKEKTGTTIHVNIGSGRFTSFIYPDTLAKPVLYPILAASGTVVTRGYPINPIADEPTDHPHHLGLWLNFENVNGLDFWNNSFAIPAAKKHLYGSIRTDKVIKTKDGEKGILSYHANWVNQKNEVLLEETTQYTFSGSGGQRIIDRITVLKANTEVTFTDAKDGLLGLRVAHELQIPSREDKKYTDDKGNVTVVKGELDKIATGNYLTSEGKTGDAAWSTRAAWCKLYGKMKNDSVSIAIIDHPRNINYPTFWHARGYGLFAANPLGEKIFTNGQSAKNLQLKKGETVRFAFRVVVDEGAATLTPAQLNRLADEFAKTDPGSVAAQ from the coding sequence ATGATGAGATCAATAAACGCCGGCACTCTCTTTGTAGTGCTGGCGTTTTCTGCAAATGCACAGAAAAAGGAGATGGTGAAATTTGTGAAGGAAAAGACCGGTACCACTATTCACGTGAATATCGGGTCCGGCCGCTTCACCAGCTTTATCTATCCCGATACACTGGCTAAACCGGTATTGTATCCCATCCTGGCAGCCAGCGGCACCGTGGTTACCCGTGGGTATCCTATCAACCCCATTGCCGATGAACCAACAGACCACCCGCATCACCTGGGGCTCTGGCTGAATTTTGAAAATGTGAACGGGCTTGATTTCTGGAACAACTCGTTTGCCATTCCGGCTGCAAAAAAGCACCTGTACGGATCCATCAGAACAGATAAGGTGATCAAAACGAAGGATGGGGAGAAAGGTATCTTGTCTTACCATGCCAACTGGGTCAATCAAAAGAATGAGGTATTGCTGGAAGAGACCACCCAATATACTTTCAGCGGTTCCGGAGGCCAGCGTATCATTGACCGCATCACGGTCCTGAAGGCCAATACCGAGGTGACTTTTACCGATGCCAAGGATGGCCTGCTGGGTCTTCGTGTTGCGCATGAGCTACAAATCCCTTCCCGTGAGGATAAGAAATATACGGACGACAAAGGCAATGTGACCGTTGTTAAAGGGGAGCTGGATAAAATTGCTACCGGCAATTACCTTACCAGCGAAGGGAAGACCGGTGATGCAGCCTGGAGTACACGCGCCGCCTGGTGCAAGCTGTATGGCAAAATGAAAAATGACTCCGTCAGTATCGCTATTATCGATCACCCCCGCAATATCAATTATCCCACTTTCTGGCATGCCCGCGGCTATGGTTTGTTTGCCGCCAATCCCCTGGGTGAAAAGATCTTCACCAACGGACAATCAGCAAAGAACCTGCAGCTGAAAAAAGGGGAGACCGTCCGGTTCGCCTTCCGTGTAGTGGTGGATGAGGGCGCTGCCACGCTTACGCCGGCACAGCTCAACCGCCTGGCGGATGAATTTGCCAAAACCGATCCCGGATCGGTAGCTGCACAATAA